The sequence below is a genomic window from Leptospira inadai serovar Lyme str. 10.
CGGTGGAATAGTTCGAATCAACGTAATAAGGGTAAACGGAAAAGGGCATATCGTTTTATCCTAGCCGGTCGGTTCTTATTTTCCGATTCGAATCGATAGGAAGACGCCTACGGTTCGGAATCGGAATAAAGTACTTTATAAATATTTTAACTATCATGAATCTTCTTTTTCTTTACGGTTACTGCGACTTTGCTATGATTTGCAAGAAAAGATTTTGCACTATCCGAGGCAGGCTCTTCGTGGCCAATAGAGAGAGTTTCTCGTCGAAAATGAATTGCTCTAGGACCGTTTTCCCCTCTCCTTGTAGAAATAGGACGACGGTATTTTGCCGATCCGTTTTTTTGGATTTTGCGGTTTTATACCCGGAAGGAAAGTCGCAAAACGGCTTCAATGCGGCATCATCGTACGCTATGTCGTTGGTCTTACAGTCTTTGAATAGCCGATCCAAGAACCTGGCGATAAGTGACCCCCTGTATTCTAAAGAGGCTATATCGTCTCCAACCGAAGTCTTTCGGTCTACGAACTCCTCTAATATTAAAAATTCATTATAATCGAAGCTTTGCGCCTGTGCGTCGTACCAATGATCGAATGCTTTGCTTTTTTTGGCGTCATATACCTTATATCGCATTACGTGCGCTAAGGGAAGAATGTCTCTTCCGTACTTAACGTCCGCTTCCGTCCCGGCGTTGAACCAGATATCGCTGGTAGGAAGCAGATAGGCGGTGATTTTGGCGGTAATCCCTTCGATTTTTCTTTTTCGTTGCCCGGTTTCGATGGCGAGTTGTTCGGTATTACAATGCTTGCTCCCCGAAACGAAGTTTTTGGGGATATCGGGACCTCCGTCCCCGTGTCCGAATAAGTGACACCACTCCTGGTCCGTTACGACTTCGTAATACGGATCTTTCTTTAATAAATAAGGGACGTCGGTTGGGAATGTCCGAATGGCGTCGGTCGTTTCCCCGTCTTCACTAGCCGTGTAATTGGTGAAATCGGTTGCAGACAGGCTACTCCCCGGGAAAGGCGCGTGATACTTTTTGGTATAATAGGTGATGTACTTGTCCGAAAACGTATCGTCTCCGTCTACATGCATCCCCTCGGAGAATTTCGTGGAAAATAAATACTTCTTCATTACCGATCCGGCGTTCTCCCGTTCCTGGGATTCGCTATGCTGCAGCGGTAATCCTTTTGTTTCTTTCGTGTCGGAATCAATTTCACCTTTCATTATCTTTTTATGAAGTATCTTTCGGTTTGCGCCCTCTCCTATGGATTTGAAATTTTTTCGAGGAGGCAGATTCATGAAAACCCTGGGCTTTTCATAAACCTTGGGTAAATTTTTTCTCGGGACCACCGTCATTCCCACCATCTTTTGTTTCTTGTAATAGCCAAGTTCTTCCAATATTGGGTAAGCGGCTAGAGCAATGGAAGACGTCGATTTCGATTTTCCCGTCGTAAAAAACTTTTCCATCGGCGTATTCGTAATGAAAAATCCGGATGGATTAATACCGGAGAATCCTAGATAATTCTTTAACGGCAATCCGATCGCGTAGCCGGTAGCAATATTACCGGTCCAGAGGAATTCGTTTTCATCCGGGGAATCCGCTCTTCCCCTTCCTCCGACGCCTCCGAACGTTTCCGGAATATATTCCCCGAGATAAGCGAGTAGGTTTCCCCCAGTATTGTAATAATAAACTCTTCGGTTCGTTAGAAGGCTAGCGTCAACCGAGGTCCTGCTGATCAGAGACGGTATTCTATCCACGTTAAAGTCTTTGGAATTAATGAAATCAATCGTACTTAAAGCGCTTGAATAATCGCCTCCTTGCGAGAAAAAGATCGTAGTCTTTAATTTTGTCTGTCCTTGTTGATTCAGGGCGCCCGATCCTATCCCGATTAAGTTGATTCGATCCAGCACTGTATTGTCGTCTCCGAGGCGTACAGGGTACCAGTCGCTCGGTTTTGCCCGATCTACAAACAGCACGTTCGCGATAGTTTTGGTGATGGTAAACCGGGAGTATTTTGCCTTCTCACCGATGAAGTCGGAGAAATCGATGCACTGCTTCAAACCCTTGGTGAATAGTGTATTCTGCCTCGGAATTTTCCGAGATAGCTCTTGATTGGTCGAAAGGGCATAGGCGCTCAGTAAATTGAAAATGACCAAGTAGTCCAATACCGCATCTTCCGAAGTTCCATAAACCAGATTCTGCCCCTTCGAATCGACGACTTCGAAAGAAAAGAAATTCATGATTTGATCGCTGAGGGTCAATACGTATTGTAGTTGTGCGAGACTTAAAGTTGGATCCGGTAAGCTTGCAGTTATCGTAATAATACACGGATCGCCTGCGGAGAAATCTAATCTCAGTTTGGTTGTCGCGTCTCCGTCGGGAAGATTTTCGTCCCCTTGGATCGATGCATATGCAGTGACCGCTAATTGTAAGAAGGGGAGTGGGGAACTATTTCCCTGCGCTAGCGGGCTTACAAGATTCGCTCGAATTGATTCTTGCCCGATGGTAGCAATTTGCGGAAATTGAGCGATCAGAGCTGCGGTGGCCGCCTGCAGTACGGATGCATCGTTTGTTAAAATCACTTTTTGATCGTTTGCATCAATATAATAGGGACGAAAAAAAGTAGGCATCGGTTTTTCCTTATTGAAAAACGTTTTCCTGTTCGTTTCCGTTTCGTAACGGAGTCAAAGCAGGAATCGGAAGATCGGGGTGTTTTGCGCGAAGCTCGTTCAAAAGGATGATTCCTTCATCGGGCTGTCCAGAATCGATCAGGCATAAGGCTAGATTGAATTTCGTATGTAGGTTCTCTCCGTATCTTTCTAGGGATTCGCGGTAGGCGGATGCCGCTTCCGAGGATTCCCCGATTTTTCCGTACACGGTTCCCAAGGCAAAGGACACGTCCTCTTCGGTATCGAAAAAGTTCTTTTGGCGAATGAAAAAAAGCCCTCGCTTCAACGCTTCGATTTGCGAAACATCCGACGGACCACTATCCAACTGATTTATAATTTTATCATAAAACATTAGGAAAACTTTCGGATCCCAGCTACTGATTTTTAAGCAAGAGATTATTTCTCGTAATGGAACTATCTCGGTCAGTTTTTCCCAGCTTCTTCGAAGATAAACGTAATCGTCCAAAGAAAGTGTGCGATTGATTCTACTATATTCTCGATCGACGTTCGCGAATTTCGATTCGAGTGGGGTATAAATGTTCAATCTCAAATAGTCCCGCTCTTCCGTATCTTCCCAGACCTGCCAATCTTTATTGCGAGCCCATTGTCCTATCGCGTGAAAGTTTACGGGTGTCGAGATACTTCCGTGCTCTACCGGCCCTTGGGCGCGAAAGGGAACTAGATCCTCGATCGTGGAGGTTCCTTTATCACAAATAATAAATATACTCTTCCGGAATCGTTCCGACAAAGTCTCCATGCATCGGAATGCCGTCGTGGGAAAGGAAAGAAAAAGCTCTGCGTCTCCCGTTCGATACGTCCTTAAGATTCGGTTCCAGCTCGCATCCTGATACGGGCCATCGTTCCAAACTCTTTCTTCCAGTCGGATTTGGATTTTGCCGAGGTTGTAGGGATCGGTCTCGATCCAAGACGATTCGGAATGCGAGGTGCAAACCCTGACTTCGTAAAGGCAATCGTTTCTGACTTCGAAGAGATCTTGGGGAACTCCATCGAACACGTAGTTGGCGATGAAAACGTAAAGGCAGTTCGGCTCCTCCAAAAGAGAGGACCCGTTCGATTGCAAACGGATATCCTCGGGCCTTTCCAGGTCATATAATGCGGAATCTATAATTTCTTTTTTGAACCATGACCGGAGAGCCGGATGCTTTGGGTATTCCCGAATATTAGAGAGGGTAAAATCGGTTAAGATGTATAGAAAATCATTCTTCCGGATTCGTTCGGGTCGGATCCTCTCTAAGGCGCAGAGGAATAGATGGGCAAATTTACCGGTGCCCGCCCCTAATTCGATGATTCTTATTTTGGGCTTCGGGTCGGGAAGATCTTCTAGTAGTGAAAGCAGCAATTCCGCCTGAGTACACGCGGCAAAAGAATTCGATGTTCCGTAAAAGGGAACCTCGCCGTCGAACCAGGCTTTTTGGCCTCTTTGTTCGAAGTAGTTTCGCTGGTATTTCCATACTTTCGATTCCGAGAGACGGACGTTTGTTTCGAGAATTGTATATGTCTCTTTCTTCATTCCGGTCGGCATCGTCCAAACAATAGATCGTAGCGGAGTCACCAATGTGCTAAATAAGAATAAATGTAAATATTTTTATTTATTTTATCTAAAATTCCTTCTTTTGTGGCGCTTTCAGAGGACAGAGGTCAGAGGACAGAAGACAGAAGCTGCTCGAGGTTGGAAAAGTTACAGAAGTAGAGGAAAGATCCCCTGTACGCAGGAATCTTTCTCCGGAAGATGGAAATCCTGCTCATCAATATTCTGTCCTCAGCACGGGCGGCCCCCTTCACTTCCGTTCGGGTCACGCTGCTCCGGGCTTCGCATTCGCTACGGTCTCAGCGACTATTTTCTCTTAACATAAACCGTTATCCGCAAGCGCTGCGACTGCTTCGCACCCTACACATCGTTGCCGCTTTCAGAAGACAGAGGTCAGAGGACAGAAGACAGTAGCTGCTAGATGTTGGGAAGGCAGCGGGGTTAGACGAAAAATCTGCTGATAACGGAGGAATCTTCCTGTAGAACATGGAAACTCTGCTCATCAATGAACTGTCGTATTCAGAAGACAGAGGACTGAAGACGGACGCGCTCGCTTTGCTCACGCTAGACAGTAGCTGCTAGATGTTGGAAAAGCTACAGAAGTAGAGGAAAGATCCCCTGTACACAGAAATTTTTCTCCGGAACATGGAAACTCTGCTCATCAATGTTCTGTCGTCAGCCGTCTGTGCGGGAGTTCACATAGAGAGCTTCGAATTTTGGTCATGCGCGATTTAAGGCCCTGCACATCTCCGGTGCGGTACTAGGACGTACTAGTCGATTATTCAGCGGGCCCCCACCCTGATTTTGGGTGGTGGAGGAGGGCTCGTGGGAGAGGGTGCTTGGCTCTATATCATAAATCTCCGAATTTGCCAAGCATTTTTTATAAAAACTTTTTTGTTGGAGCTCCCACGCAGAGGACTGAAGACTGAGGACAGACGCGTTCGCTTTTTCAGAAGACAGAGGTTAGAGGACGGAAGACAGTAGCTGCTAGATGTTGGAAAAGTTACAGAAGTGGAGGAAAGATCCCGTGTACACAGGAATTTTTCTCCGGAAGATGGAAACCCGGCTCATCAATGTTCAGTCCTCTGCCCTTCGCATTAGTTTATCATTCAGAAAGTCTAATATATCTACCGGAAGTTGCTTATGAAACTGTTCCCGATCAAAACCTTCCGGATCTATCGACGGCCGAAAGTTGGGATTTTTCATAGCGGTCGGAAAAGGACTTAGGAAAGAAAAATGTCCCGCATTCTTGATCGTCCGAAGCGTAACATGCGATCTATCGGGGACGCTATTGAGCACGACTTCGGCATTCCATGACGGAGTAATCGGATCGTGTTCCGCCATAAATATAAGGATAGGGACAGTGACAGTACCCAAGGAATTCATAAACCAGCCCGCACCCGGCGCCATTAAAACGATAGCCTTCACTCTTGGGTCGGAAGGGGCTTCGATTTTTTTTCCTTCTTTCGTCCAGGGGACACCGCCCGCTAATGCCAAGGCCGTGTAACCGCCCATTGAATGTCCTAATACGGCGATGCGATTCGAAAGTAAACTCGCGCCGAATCTTTTGCTGGAAAGTATCGCATCAATCGTTAGGCTTACGTGCCTCGGTCGGTAAACGAGATTTTTGGTCGTATTTTCTAATTCATTATTATTACGATTATTTCCGTAATGTTCTAACATTCCCACCACATACCCGTTTTTAGCCAAATGGGTACTGATTGTTCGATAGAGAAGATGAGAGCCGCCGTTACCGTGCGAAATGATGACCAGAGGAAATCGTCCTTCGGTAATACGGGCTTCGCGACTTATATCCATTTTGTATGGCCCGAAGGCCGTTACGGTAGAAGGCTCTAGGGTAGGATACTGAATTAAAACAGGAAAAGAAATGTCTTCGATTTCGTCCTTAACTTGTATCTCTATACTGCCTACAAAATTTTTCGGATGGCTCTCGTTCATTTTTCGCTGAATTTCATTTCTAATTTCGATTTTAAAACTAGGATCGGACTTTTTTCCGTCGTTATGTCGATGTTCGGCTTGGATTTTAATTCTTTGAATCTTTTTTTTTTCGTCAACTTATTTCATTCTCAGGAAATTCCGTATCCACAGTACGGTACGGGATCTTATAGGAATCCTCACCTAGATCAAATCGAGATTCCGCAGACCGTTTGCAATTTACTTTTGATTTGGAAGGAAATGGCCTCGGTGTAATGAACCGTGTCCAGCATCAAAGAGGTGGGGGCCGATTCTCCGGGACCGACTCCGAATAAGGGGAGCGGATCATAATAGCAGGAATTACTTAGAGTTTGCATATACGCGCCGACTTGCGAGTTCGTATAATCTTTATTATTATTGATAGCCGCATTGCGAGTCGGATGAATACCGACAACCGCAATCCGGATCGTTGGCCAACGACCTCGAATTTTAGAAATCAGTCGTTTAACGGTAAAGACTACGTAATCGTTATTTATCCCGTGTAGGAGCCCGTTTGCGTCCGCGGTTGAAATGATAAAATTCCGAGGATTTTGCGTTTTGATCGCATCCAATTGAGTAATCTCATCGCAAGCGGTATTTCCTATAACGGCGACGGACAAGGATTGGCTAGTGTTTAAGAACCCGCCGTACTGCCTGGATATATCCATCGTAGAATCGATTCCGATAATGTTCGCATAATCTCGAGTGTCGGACGAAATTCTTCCGTAGTAATCGGGAAGCGGCCAACTTAGGTTCATCGCTCCGTAAGTACTCATGCATTCGTCCGGAGTCAATTCCATTTGATCGAGGATCAAATCCGCGAGCAAAAGACTATGTACGGGATCCATTGTCGAAATCGCCGACTTGGAATTGGAGTTAATTAGATTATTTTGAAAGCCGATGTTTTGACACGCGAACGAACCGATAAAAATCAAAAGGAAAAGAAAGGGGCTTCGGATAGACTGTCGAGGTTCCATCATTGCACCTCCTCGATCCTGTTTGGGTCGACGAAACTCGCAAAGCTGTAATAATTAGACTGTTTCTTTAATTTATTAATTTGTAAATTTGCGGATTTCATCCGGATTGGATTACTTACTTCGAAAAGAAAAAAATAAGTATTCTTTTGCATCCGATTCTCCACAGTTTTCCGCTTCTTTTTCTTAGACGTTCCTTCGACGGGAAGGTACTATTTTTCGGATAAAACGTCAATGGTAGCCGGGGGGACCTGCAAGACGAGAGGAGAAACTGCGGATTGGCAGGGAATCAATTATCTTCGCAAATGTATTATTAAAAATTTAAATAGAAATTGCGATCAATCGGGCTTTCGACCGGAGTTTATTACGCTATCGAAGTTTGAGTTTAGACTTGAGTCCGCATTTTGAGACGGTTCTTGAAATTGAGCATGTCGGAATTCCTCCGAAAATGATTCCGTAATATTACGAAAGGCCTTGATTTTGAACGAGAGTCTATATGCCTCTCGTTTTTTTTGAAGAATAGATTCGAAAGAATTAGCTTCCGCCTAAATCCTTTTCTAGAGTAAGAATTTCCGTATCACCGACTACGGTCTTGGGTTTGTGTTGCTTATAGGCTTGGATCGCTTCCAGCGCCTTGGTTCGAAGGAAACCCGCTTCGGGGCTGATGGTCGTGGCTTGCAATCCGCCTGAAATTTCAAAAAAACGTTTTGCGTATAACAATCCTGTTAAGCGATGAATTCGATAATCGGTAATATTATCACGACCGGCTTCTTTTAACAGCTTCTCCGAGATTTCCCATGCCTTGTCTTGGCGTTTTCTGAGTTTTGCTGACTCCTCGGTATTTTGCATATTGGGAGGAAGCTTCTTCGGAGAATAAGCTAGATAGAATCGATAGTAAGTTTCGGCGCTCCTGACCAAAAGTTCGTAATCGGATTTGGAGATTTCAAAACCGACCCTCGCAACGTCCTGCGCTCTGTCCAATTCTTCCGGAGTCGTGCTACCTTTTACGAACGTGGGAGATTGTTCGGATTTACAGTTTAAAAAGGAAATATATTCGCGGGCGAATCGGACGGCGTCTTGGTCGGAATCGAATCGTCCTCTCTTCTTCCAGGCCGATGCGAATTCCGCTCCGGCGCTCATCGGTAAAATTCCCGAACAGGATGAGTCTTTAGAGTCGTTAATAGCCTCGCTTAAATAAAGTAACCCGAGACGAAAATGAGCCGTTGGAGAAGAAGGGTCTAATCGGATCGCCTTCCGATATGCCTGAATCGCTTCGGGGATCTCGTTTCTCGTATAATAATAATCTCCCTTTTTGCGTTCCACCAAAGCGGGGCCCGCTTGTTCCGATGATAGAGGGTAGGCTACGGATAATACTTTCTCTTTCGCGATTCCTAGATATCCGATTCCGCGTAATTGTTTCCCGATAAACGCGGTTTGAAAAACGGACTTCACTTCGATCTGTCCGACGATATTCCCGTCCTTAAAGGTCTCATGGTCGAAGTCTTTTTCGATCAAATAGAGAATTTGACCGGGACGGATACCCGGATCATAATGAACCTTCACGGTTACGATATCAGGACGAATATCGTAACCCAATTCTAAATTCTTATACTGACCTTCGTATTCGATCGGCTTTACCTTATCGAACATCATGGTTTCTCCGATCAGTATCATTTTCTCTTTTCTCGGTTTATCGTCTTTTTTAGTACTCTTAGGCATTCCGGGGTCGCGGAAGGCGTATATCACTTCTTTGGCATGAACATTCCGGGGAAAAAAATTATAGGAAATAGTGAGAAGAAGCAGAACGCGTAGGACGGCCATACTACGAATTTCGGCCGAAACCGAGGATCTCCCTAGTCTCGAATTCAGCTAAATTCGGCCAATATGCCGTCAAAGGAAGATAAAATGGGAAAAGAATGTTCTCCCTGAGGATAGTTTCCCGGACGATCTAAAATATAAGGATGCAATCCGGCAGTCTGAGCGGCTTCCGCTTCCTCCTTAATATCGGTGAAAAATACTATGGTAGAAGGTTCGACTTCTAATGTTTCGGCTATGCGGCGATAACTCTCCGCCTCGCGTTTGCCGCCTACGGAGGTATCAAAGTACGCCCGGAAATTCGGAGTCAGGTCTCCGGCTTCGCAGTATCGAAAAATTAAGATTTGCGCTTCGACGCTTCCGGAAGAATACACTG
It includes:
- a CDS encoding SAM-dependent methyltransferase gives rise to the protein MKKETYTILETNVRLSESKVWKYQRNYFEQRGQKAWFDGEVPFYGTSNSFAACTQAELLLSLLEDLPDPKPKIRIIELGAGTGKFAHLFLCALERIRPERIRKNDFLYILTDFTLSNIREYPKHPALRSWFKKEIIDSALYDLERPEDIRLQSNGSSLLEEPNCLYVFIANYVFDGVPQDLFEVRNDCLYEVRVCTSHSESSWIETDPYNLGKIQIRLEERVWNDGPYQDASWNRILRTYRTGDAELFLSFPTTAFRCMETLSERFRKSIFIICDKGTSTIEDLVPFRAQGPVEHGSISTPVNFHAIGQWARNKDWQVWEDTEERDYLRLNIYTPLESKFANVDREYSRINRTLSLDDYVYLRRSWEKLTEIVPLREIISCLKISSWDPKVFLMFYDKIINQLDSGPSDVSQIEALKRGLFFIRQKNFFDTEEDVSFALGTVYGKIGESSEAASAYRESLERYGENLHTKFNLALCLIDSGQPDEGIILLNELRAKHPDLPIPALTPLRNGNEQENVFQ
- a CDS encoding alpha/beta hydrolase family protein — encoded protein: MNESHPKNFVGSIEIQVKDEIEDISFPVLIQYPTLEPSTVTAFGPYKMDISREARITEGRFPLVIISHGNGGSHLLYRTISTHLAKNGYVVGMLEHYGNNRNNNELENTTKNLVYRPRHVSLTIDAILSSKRFGASLLSNRIAVLGHSMGGYTALALAGGVPWTKEGKKIEAPSDPRVKAIVLMAPGAGWFMNSLGTVTVPILIFMAEHDPITPSWNAEVVLNSVPDRSHVTLRTIKNAGHFSFLSPFPTAMKNPNFRPSIDPEGFDREQFHKQLPVDILDFLNDKLMRRAED
- a CDS encoding SGNH/GDSL hydrolase family protein, with the translated sequence MMEPRQSIRSPFLFLLIFIGSFACQNIGFQNNLINSNSKSAISTMDPVHSLLLADLILDQMELTPDECMSTYGAMNLSWPLPDYYGRISSDTRDYANIIGIDSTMDISRQYGGFLNTSQSLSVAVIGNTACDEITQLDAIKTQNPRNFIISTADANGLLHGINNDYVVFTVKRLISKIRGRWPTIRIAVVGIHPTRNAAINNNKDYTNSQVGAYMQTLSNSCYYDPLPLFGVGPGESAPTSLMLDTVHYTEAISFQIKSKLQTVCGISI
- a CDS encoding tetratricopeptide repeat protein, whose protein sequence is MAVLRVLLLLTISYNFFPRNVHAKEVIYAFRDPGMPKSTKKDDKPRKEKMILIGETMMFDKVKPIEYEGQYKNLELGYDIRPDIVTVKVHYDPGIRPGQILYLIEKDFDHETFKDGNIVGQIEVKSVFQTAFIGKQLRGIGYLGIAKEKVLSVAYPLSSEQAGPALVERKKGDYYYTRNEIPEAIQAYRKAIRLDPSSPTAHFRLGLLYLSEAINDSKDSSCSGILPMSAGAEFASAWKKRGRFDSDQDAVRFAREYISFLNCKSEQSPTFVKGSTTPEELDRAQDVARVGFEISKSDYELLVRSAETYYRFYLAYSPKKLPPNMQNTEESAKLRKRQDKAWEISEKLLKEAGRDNITDYRIHRLTGLLYAKRFFEISGGLQATTISPEAGFLRTKALEAIQAYKQHKPKTVVGDTEILTLEKDLGGS